ATATGTTGAACAGCTGGGCTCACACTGCATCAGGCGTTGTCCGTGacgtgatttatttatttttttcttcttctctgcagCCCGGAAGAGTGGTGACGCTGATCGAAGATGATGACGTAAGTGGAATTTTCTGCTTCCTATTGGTTTACAGTAGAAACTGCAGTGGAGTTTCCAGTCTACATCAGTTAATTGAATGATGACTTAATATGCTTTCCTCTTCCTCCACAGGAGACTACTTGGGGTGTGGCGTTTGAGGTGGCAGGCTCACAGGTGGAGGAGTCCCTGAAGTACCTCAATGTGCGAGAGACGGTCTGCGGAGGCTACATGACCAAAATGGTGGATTTCTTCCCTGAGGGGGACGACCAGCCTCCGGTTCAGGCGCTGGTTTACATTGCCACCTCCGACAACCCTCTCTACCTGGGCCCGGCCACCTCGGAGGAGATCGGTGCCCAGATCGCAATGTCCAGAGGGAAGACGGGCCACAACTTGGAGTACCTGCTCCGGCTTGCGGAGTTCATGAGGAGCAGTTGCCCACATGTGGAGGACCATCACCTGTTCTCCATCGAGGCCGCAGCATTGACCATGGTGTCTTACCTGTTAGCAGCACAGTAGCTCGTACCCTTTGTTTCACTAGCATGTAATGGAAAGAATACACTACACATGAGGCTTTGATCTGCCATGTTCTACCTGTGTTTTACATTCTGTAGCTCCACATCCCCATCACCATCCATTGTACTTGAacaagtgggaaaaaaagaagggtAGCTTAATACAATCCCTACAATGTTCACTGTAAACACTGTTTTTCTTCACTAACTGTTTTGATTTGTATGGTGCAACTTCCGTCCAATTCAGAAGGTACTACTGTCGCTCGTGGTTGAGTGCGTTGATGTGTCAAAGAATAAATCTGACTCTGAAAAGTTGCTTGTGACAACTGCGTGTCaggttaaataaatacaaatttaaaaaagtggaaaatgactgttttttgtgtgttattgCTGCAACGGAAACTGTTTGTTTAAATGAGCTGTAGctcatttaaaaggaaaaaggttCTGTTCTTGGTCAGGAAAATCTGGAGGTATCAAAAGTGGCAGTTTAATGAGTGCACAGCAAAGAGATGTATTCTAGAGAACTGATTTAACCAGAAATCCTAAAATAAAGTACACTAGAGGAAAAAATCTTTATCTGTACTGCATTTTCCcaaggagatgatgatgatgatgagatatattttttccctccttgggtttaaaaacaaaagcactcaGTGTGACGATTGCAATTGAACCAGCTGACAGtactttttcacaccagctAATAACCTGTGGCGAGGGAGGCTTTCaaggtgtgtttgtgcatgtcatAAGAACACAGACCATGAGGGGCTTCTCTTGCCAAGAAGCAGCTTTTCTGACATGCtcttggaataaaaaaaacatcagacgTGCTGGTTCACATCTGGGTTGCAGACTGTAACTCAACAGCAATGTTCTAAGAAGTCAgtaaagctcttttttttttttgaacaggTCTCCTGAgtgcacatatacaaacatacGTCGGACACACCCAAACATTGGCTGGAGCAGCTTGTACCCTGGATGTGATTCAAGTCAAAGAGTCTATCTAGGTGAAAAGGCTTATATAACTGCTGACCGGGAACAAGCCCAGACCTGGAAGTCCTGTGTTTACAAGTCTGCCCCGTGGTCGTGTCAAGAGTGCACCAGGAAGAACACACTGCAGAT
The genomic region above belongs to Pelmatolapia mariae isolate MD_Pm_ZW linkage group LG15, Pm_UMD_F_2, whole genome shotgun sequence and contains:
- the chac1 gene encoding glutathione-specific gamma-glutamylcyclotransferase 1; its protein translation is MKPQDIIAGKTSLWIFGYGSLVWKPDFKYKRSKVGYIQGYKRRFWHGDNFHRGNDELPGRVVTLIEDDDETTWGVAFEVAGSQVEESLKYLNVRETVCGGYMTKMVDFFPEGDDQPPVQALVYIATSDNPLYLGPATSEEIGAQIAMSRGKTGHNLEYLLRLAEFMRSSCPHVEDHHLFSIEAAALTMVSYLLAAQ